A genomic window from Chlorobium phaeobacteroides DSM 266 includes:
- a CDS encoding BadF/BadG/BcrA/BcrD ATPase family protein — translation MVKVVVTDAGGRQVLYKGVYDNSCDTLETLKAVFAGFERQGFSTIRLLRLGLTGSARYQLRQALLATYSELSGRITVLVENYAHAKGSFEFAREHLAALRHAGVGELNEQRYLVVDVGGEDTKISSIDLRDGELFDNAMNSKCSAGTGSLLDSLASMFRIDDIQSAADMAMRAPKAFSLNATCAVFLLEDARFLQAKGVCKSEIMASAVWAIVENMSRTLWKQIAVPDHAVVMLHGQTMKSDPLPLAIADRLQQLCGGRAYCLVPPDPGHRACFGLIATMAGEAAEEPVALPLSRFSGRFFEKKIVECRGAACGDADARCSRTKLSGLDAGGERVSFLLGGCSAVNERGANASANNERVSNDLYGEIWSFIADRLPVSSAADRLVIPRSFAVSEWAMFFAELFLPSGIPVHIDRVTEDDIRRGRACFRIDTCAPHIGAVGQMIRLAEASHGMILAPQIEFLPLRGESLGRTCTINQGGPAVAKSIAQSVVPDCRVHLFHVDLKMRNMEMLAHKLYGKLQQVYDYYGLDVDFAEFSERVRRGMLACGKLRCDAADFAEVSARRIMAAGGDIALVLGREYILNPGVYDSHVGSLLRDKGLGGIPAWLLDADLDPAFNDIYWRNAHQTATIAAAAVRKEVHKVVSHTGLKSLLRDREERAGRLLPLVQVSTFLCGPDSVTNLLIEETVKQRPYLRIQSDAAIKELAHLENRLSTYVRQLVHAGSLRFSGEDEAFDVALLQSFVHQEPLDPVTDVIAFPTLSDNRMLLSVIRGAGFTCIDNYSGHYSLVRAIARGRSVAGDSVCAPLSAVYGDVLSLIEAFRERRAVDPAFAGKKRLLIFNNKGLGPCRQGQYVEIHKLFLYQDGMRPESNGGEERDIVRFLVSYENKGFNAAFPQWVFLRGIQSVVLQGVLHQLWADGMARCYSFEEIGRFDTAFDTLKQELNRMLQRMAPSDAALRRISRYGNMNGIGLFIRYFDYGFHRNDLAPTLRKFRKEWCSRSEPENRLRIHIDGEVYMRTARFEHIYREIVKIAGPGKIAVTYSPLWCFLDYKIAGMMLRARESIRESRDEIARSSDRQFRMKRRFFLRKKQKRLLSLYVVDRALRKILAEPLYRAAGVAMPEPVSAILEKAKLVVSTLRPGGELMPFIGEAVLKLEKGYDLVLNVAPEGCMVSSMGEALSRSIMQACPTSAGKVLPLFTQQGDIPREQLEQVLLAAFGPEFLVQRDSGCS, via the coding sequence ATGGTCAAAGTGGTTGTTACCGATGCCGGGGGTCGCCAGGTTCTGTATAAAGGCGTTTACGACAACTCCTGCGATACGCTTGAAACCTTGAAGGCGGTGTTTGCCGGTTTCGAGCGACAAGGGTTTTCCACAATCCGGTTGCTCAGGCTGGGGTTGACCGGAAGCGCACGATATCAACTGCGACAGGCTCTGCTTGCAACCTATTCTGAACTTTCCGGACGGATTACGGTGCTGGTTGAAAATTATGCTCATGCGAAAGGTTCCTTCGAATTTGCAAGGGAGCATCTTGCCGCATTGCGCCATGCAGGAGTCGGGGAGCTGAATGAGCAGCGGTATCTGGTTGTCGATGTCGGTGGCGAGGATACCAAGATATCGAGCATCGATTTGCGCGACGGTGAACTTTTCGATAATGCCATGAACAGCAAGTGCTCTGCCGGAACGGGCAGTTTGCTTGATTCTTTGGCCTCGATGTTCCGGATCGATGATATTCAGTCGGCAGCTGATATGGCCATGCGTGCGCCAAAAGCGTTTTCGCTCAATGCGACCTGTGCGGTTTTTCTTCTCGAAGATGCCCGGTTTCTGCAGGCGAAAGGTGTCTGTAAGTCGGAAATTATGGCTTCTGCCGTTTGGGCAATCGTGGAAAATATGTCGAGAACGTTATGGAAGCAGATTGCCGTTCCTGACCATGCTGTGGTTATGCTTCATGGTCAGACTATGAAGAGCGATCCGTTGCCGCTTGCAATTGCCGATCGGTTGCAGCAGCTTTGCGGTGGTCGTGCGTATTGCCTTGTTCCGCCCGATCCTGGCCACAGGGCCTGTTTCGGCCTGATTGCAACCATGGCGGGGGAAGCTGCGGAAGAACCGGTTGCCTTGCCGTTATCGCGCTTCAGCGGCAGATTTTTTGAAAAGAAGATTGTCGAGTGCCGTGGGGCGGCATGTGGCGATGCCGATGCCCGATGCAGCCGAACGAAGCTGAGCGGCCTGGATGCCGGGGGTGAGCGCGTGTCGTTTCTGCTTGGAGGATGCAGTGCCGTCAATGAACGGGGAGCGAATGCTTCGGCGAACAACGAGCGGGTATCGAACGATTTGTATGGCGAAATCTGGTCGTTTATTGCCGATCGTCTTCCGGTCTCTTCAGCTGCCGATCGCCTGGTGATTCCCCGCAGTTTTGCGGTTTCGGAGTGGGCGATGTTTTTTGCTGAGCTGTTTCTTCCTTCGGGCATTCCGGTGCACATCGACCGGGTTACTGAAGATGATATACGGCGGGGAAGGGCCTGTTTCCGAATCGATACCTGTGCTCCGCATATTGGGGCGGTTGGTCAGATGATTCGGCTTGCCGAGGCGTCGCACGGTATGATTCTGGCTCCGCAGATCGAGTTTCTTCCTTTGCGAGGGGAGTCGCTCGGTCGGACATGCACCATCAACCAGGGGGGTCCGGCTGTGGCGAAGAGTATCGCACAATCCGTTGTTCCGGATTGCCGGGTACATCTTTTTCATGTTGACCTGAAGATGCGGAATATGGAGATGCTTGCCCATAAACTCTACGGAAAGCTGCAACAGGTCTATGATTATTATGGCCTTGATGTCGATTTTGCAGAATTCAGTGAACGGGTTCGTCGGGGAATGCTTGCCTGCGGGAAGCTTCGCTGTGATGCTGCCGACTTTGCGGAGGTGTCGGCACGAAGGATTATGGCGGCGGGAGGCGATATTGCGCTGGTGCTCGGCAGGGAGTATATTCTGAATCCTGGCGTTTATGACAGCCATGTCGGGAGTCTGCTCAGGGACAAGGGTCTTGGGGGAATTCCGGCATGGCTGCTCGATGCTGACCTCGATCCTGCATTTAACGATATCTATTGGCGGAATGCTCATCAGACAGCAACGATTGCCGCGGCAGCCGTAAGAAAAGAGGTACATAAGGTTGTTTCGCATACCGGCCTTAAAAGCCTGCTACGGGATCGGGAAGAGAGGGCTGGGCGGTTATTGCCGCTTGTTCAGGTTTCAACCTTTTTGTGCGGACCGGACAGCGTGACCAATCTCCTGATCGAGGAGACGGTGAAACAACGGCCGTATCTGCGTATTCAATCCGATGCAGCTATCAAGGAGCTTGCTCATCTTGAAAACAGGCTGAGCACCTACGTTCGCCAGCTTGTTCATGCCGGCAGCCTCAGGTTTTCAGGGGAAGATGAGGCGTTTGACGTGGCGCTTCTTCAGTCGTTCGTTCATCAGGAACCTCTTGATCCCGTAACCGATGTGATTGCGTTTCCGACGCTTTCCGATAACCGGATGCTTCTTTCGGTAATCAGAGGCGCAGGCTTTACCTGTATCGACAATTATTCAGGGCATTACAGTCTTGTGAGGGCTATTGCCCGCGGTCGTAGCGTTGCGGGCGATTCGGTCTGTGCTCCTCTTTCGGCCGTGTATGGTGATGTTCTGTCGCTTATAGAGGCCTTTCGCGAACGTCGTGCTGTCGATCCGGCGTTTGCCGGCAAAAAGCGACTGCTGATTTTCAACAACAAGGGGTTGGGGCCGTGTCGGCAGGGGCAGTATGTTGAAATACACAAACTGTTTCTCTATCAGGATGGAATGAGGCCCGAATCGAATGGCGGGGAAGAGCGGGATATCGTTCGATTTCTTGTCAGTTACGAGAATAAAGGGTTCAATGCCGCTTTTCCCCAGTGGGTTTTTCTCCGTGGTATCCAGAGCGTCGTGTTGCAGGGGGTATTGCATCAGTTGTGGGCTGACGGTATGGCTCGATGTTACTCTTTTGAAGAAATCGGAAGGTTTGACACTGCATTTGACACCCTGAAACAGGAGTTGAACAGGATGCTGCAACGGATGGCCCCTTCCGATGCTGCTCTGCGCCGGATTTCGCGTTACGGCAACATGAACGGAATCGGTTTGTTCATCAGGTATTTCGACTATGGTTTCCACCGGAACGATCTGGCGCCGACACTTCGGAAATTCAGGAAGGAGTGGTGCTCGCGGTCTGAACCGGAGAATCGGTTGCGTATCCATATAGACGGAGAGGTCTATATGAGGACGGCCCGGTTCGAACATATCTATCGCGAAATCGTAAAGATTGCAGGTCCGGGCAAGATTGCCGTGACGTATTCCCCTCTCTGGTGTTTTCTCGATTATAAAATTGCCGGCATGATGCTGCGCGCTCGTGAATCGATTCGGGAAAGCAGGGATGAGATAGCCCGCTCTTCCGACCGCCAGTTCAGAATGAAACGGCGATTTTTTCTTCGAAAGAAGCAAAAACGGTTGCTCTCATTATACGTTGTTGACCGTGCGCTCAGGAAAATTCTTGCGGAGCCGCTCTATCGTGCGGCGGGAGTTGCCATGCCTGAGCCTGTGTCGGCTATCCTTGAAAAGGCCAAACTGGTCGTATCGACGCTCCGCCCTGGAGGGGAGTTGATGCCCTTTATCGGCGAAGCTGTTTTGAAGCTTGAAAAAGGCTATGATCTCGTTCTCAATGTGGCACCGGAAGGGTGCATGGTCTCTTCGATGGGGGAGGCCCTCAGCCGATCAATCATGCAAGCTTGCCCGACATCTGCCGGAAAAGTACTGCCGCTTTTCACCCAGCAGGGCGATATACCGCGTGAGCAGCTCGAACAGGTACTGCTTGCAGCTTTCGGTCCCGAATTCCTGGTGCAGAGAGATAGTGGATGCTCATAA
- a CDS encoding capsule biosynthesis protein yields MIKGGLEAFSGKRMLLLQGPVGPFFRRLARDLRNVGAEVFKVNFNAGDWLFYPKDALNYRGGMERWPAEIECLLKRLRIDLLMLFGDCRPVHRIAHAAASRLGIEIGVFEEGYIRPNYVTLERDGVNGYSLLSNEFHRHIQSAPVEVPEERQVGKTFWPMVLWGFLYFTAGGLGFLFFPHYRHHRPLSVLEALPWIRSVWRKYWYAIREKGVLDELTERWHKRYYLVPLQVHNDAQITEHSGFGDIESFITAVISSFARHAPKGTVLVFKHHPMDRGYQDYSALIRQSSERERIGSRVYYLHDQHLPTLLKHALGVTVINSTVGLSAVHHGVPTKVCGSAIYDREGLTSRKSLGEFWKYAKTEKPDPVMYNRFRAHLIVSTQLNGSFYKLLTHTGLRCGLLWSSRPSLSASGWIERDLYPLVVDTAATALIEIEEDASVM; encoded by the coding sequence ATGATCAAAGGTGGACTTGAGGCTTTTTCAGGAAAGCGCATGCTCTTGTTGCAGGGGCCTGTCGGTCCTTTTTTCAGGCGCCTTGCCCGTGATCTGCGCAATGTCGGAGCAGAGGTGTTCAAGGTGAATTTCAATGCCGGTGATTGGCTGTTTTATCCGAAAGATGCCCTGAACTATCGGGGCGGCATGGAGCGCTGGCCTGCTGAAATCGAATGCTTGCTGAAGAGGCTGCGAATCGATCTGCTGATGCTTTTCGGAGATTGCAGACCGGTTCATCGCATTGCCCATGCGGCGGCCTCTCGTCTCGGCATTGAGATCGGAGTGTTTGAGGAAGGGTATATCCGTCCCAACTATGTGACACTTGAACGCGATGGAGTTAATGGCTATTCGTTGCTCTCAAATGAGTTTCATCGCCATATCCAGAGCGCTCCGGTTGAGGTGCCGGAAGAACGACAGGTCGGAAAAACATTCTGGCCGATGGTCTTGTGGGGCTTCCTGTATTTTACCGCTGGAGGGCTCGGGTTTCTGTTTTTTCCTCATTATCGCCATCACAGGCCCTTGAGCGTTCTGGAGGCGTTGCCCTGGATTCGGTCGGTCTGGAGGAAGTACTGGTATGCGATAAGGGAAAAAGGAGTGCTTGATGAATTGACGGAGAGATGGCACAAGCGATACTATCTTGTGCCGCTCCAGGTGCATAACGATGCCCAGATTACGGAGCATTCCGGCTTTGGCGATATCGAGTCCTTTATTACTGCCGTTATCAGTTCGTTTGCCCGTCATGCTCCGAAAGGGACGGTTCTGGTTTTCAAGCATCATCCGATGGATAGAGGGTATCAGGATTACAGTGCGCTGATTCGGCAAAGCAGCGAACGCGAGCGGATAGGTTCGCGTGTTTATTATCTGCACGATCAGCATCTGCCGACATTGCTCAAGCATGCACTTGGTGTAACGGTCATCAACAGTACGGTCGGTCTTTCGGCTGTTCATCACGGCGTGCCGACAAAAGTATGCGGTTCCGCCATTTATGATAGAGAAGGTCTGACAAGTCGTAAAAGCCTGGGAGAGTTCTGGAAATATGCCAAAACCGAAAAACCTGATCCGGTTATGTACAACCGTTTCAGAGCGCACCTCATTGTCAGTACTCAGCTTAATGGAAGTTTTTATAAGCTGTTGACGCATACGGGACTTCGTTGTGGATTGCTATGGAGCTCCCGGCCATCTCTTTCGGCGTCCGGGTGGATCGAAAGAGATCTCTATCCGCTTGTGGTTGACACTGCGGCAACGGCATTGATTGAAATCGAAGAGGATGCATCTGTTATGTAA
- a CDS encoding capsular polysaccharide biosynthesis protein encodes MSRSTETRIAVFSKGMRRIPFLGELLGEEICFPGEVFDATISAAAGWGLRPSMQRAKRYAERYELPLLSLEDGFLRSYGTGEGFPPVSIVVDEFGIYFDSTRPSALERLLESKTDLIAGIEADVDRAVRLIVKHRLSKYNHAPDLSPGTLGENDVMRVLVIDQTFGDSSVVYGDADERSFMNMLEAALEENPLATVYVKTHPEVISGRKKGYLTGVQEIRRVVFLRQAIDPYALVAEMDRVYTVSSTMAFEALLAGKPVTCFGMPWYAGWGVTDDRCSCGRRTKRRSVSELFAAAYMHYARYLDPVTHRRGSLFDVIGWLVRQREMADRYPGRMICQGFRKWKAVNVRPFLSLNPQNTLFAKSDAEARQLRVGPEDLFVRWGIGGESEPGVSAPDCGPRRLCMEDGFVRSVGLGSDLILPLSVVLDERGIYFDPNRPSDLENLLNAASFTAGELAEAERVRRFIVTHGITKYNIDTRRQPTWQTGGRRVVFVPGQVEDDASILFGSRFVRTNMELLRKVRESLPEAFIVYKPHPDVLSGNRSGRVMDSEIQGLADVIEPVLSAVSCIEAAEEVHTMTSLTGFDALLRRKRVIVYGEPFYAGWGLTVDTATDGVSFRRRNRRLTLDELVAGALLRYPIYWDSDLRGYTSCIAVLHRIRDERVRLEANGKLEKLRVGSIRRQLRKLSILCNAMLAKA; translated from the coding sequence ATGAGTCGTAGTACTGAAACGCGTATCGCTGTTTTTTCGAAAGGGATGCGGCGTATCCCCTTTCTTGGCGAACTGCTCGGCGAGGAGATATGTTTTCCGGGCGAAGTATTCGACGCAACGATAAGCGCGGCTGCCGGGTGGGGTTTGCGCCCTTCCATGCAGAGAGCGAAACGGTATGCCGAAAGGTATGAACTGCCGTTACTTTCGCTCGAAGATGGTTTTTTGCGATCCTACGGAACAGGCGAAGGGTTTCCGCCGGTCTCGATCGTGGTTGATGAGTTTGGAATCTATTTCGACAGTACCAGGCCTTCTGCGCTGGAGCGGCTGCTTGAATCGAAAACCGACCTGATTGCCGGTATCGAAGCCGATGTCGATCGGGCGGTTCGCCTGATAGTGAAACACCGCTTGAGCAAGTATAACCATGCTCCGGATCTTTCTCCCGGTACGCTTGGCGAAAATGACGTGATGCGGGTGCTGGTGATCGATCAGACTTTCGGCGATTCAAGCGTTGTTTATGGCGATGCCGACGAACGCAGTTTTATGAATATGCTTGAAGCTGCGCTCGAAGAGAATCCTCTGGCAACGGTTTATGTGAAGACGCATCCTGAGGTTATCTCGGGAAGAAAAAAAGGGTATCTGACCGGAGTTCAGGAGATCCGGCGAGTCGTTTTTCTGCGACAGGCGATCGATCCCTACGCGCTTGTTGCGGAAATGGATCGTGTTTATACAGTCAGTTCGACGATGGCTTTTGAGGCTCTTCTTGCAGGGAAACCGGTCACCTGTTTCGGTATGCCCTGGTATGCAGGCTGGGGTGTAACCGATGATCGTTGTTCTTGCGGCAGGCGAACAAAGAGGCGATCTGTTTCTGAGCTGTTTGCGGCAGCTTATATGCATTACGCACGATATCTCGATCCGGTCACTCATCGCAGAGGCTCTCTTTTTGACGTAATCGGTTGGCTTGTACGGCAGCGTGAAATGGCTGATCGGTATCCGGGGCGCATGATTTGTCAGGGATTCAGGAAGTGGAAAGCTGTCAATGTCCGACCTTTTCTCTCCTTGAACCCCCAAAATACGTTGTTTGCGAAAAGCGATGCCGAAGCCCGACAATTGAGAGTCGGCCCCGAGGACCTTTTTGTTCGTTGGGGCATCGGCGGCGAGTCGGAGCCCGGAGTGTCGGCTCCGGATTGCGGGCCTCGCAGGCTTTGTATGGAAGACGGATTCGTGCGTTCTGTCGGGCTTGGTTCCGACCTGATACTGCCGCTGTCGGTGGTGCTCGATGAGCGGGGGATTTACTTTGATCCGAACCGGCCTTCCGATCTGGAGAATCTGCTCAATGCGGCATCGTTTACAGCCGGAGAGCTTGCCGAAGCGGAACGGGTTCGCCGGTTCATTGTTACGCATGGTATTACGAAGTATAACATCGATACAAGGCGGCAGCCGACATGGCAGACCGGCGGCAGACGGGTTGTTTTTGTGCCGGGTCAGGTCGAGGACGATGCATCGATCCTGTTCGGATCAAGGTTTGTCCGAACGAATATGGAGCTTCTGCGAAAGGTAAGGGAGTCGTTGCCTGAAGCGTTTATCGTTTACAAGCCGCATCCCGATGTTCTTTCCGGCAATCGCAGCGGTCGGGTAATGGATTCGGAAATACAGGGCCTCGCAGATGTCATTGAACCGGTTCTCTCGGCGGTCAGTTGTATCGAAGCTGCCGAAGAGGTGCATACCATGACCTCGCTGACGGGATTTGACGCTCTGTTGCGCAGGAAGCGGGTGATCGTCTATGGCGAACCGTTCTACGCCGGATGGGGGCTTACCGTAGATACGGCCACTGACGGAGTTTCCTTCAGAAGGCGCAACAGGAGGTTGACGCTCGATGAACTGGTTGCCGGTGCCTTACTTCGCTATCCGATCTACTGGGATAGCGATCTGAGGGGTTATACGAGCTGTATTGCCGTGCTTCATCGTATTCGCGATGAGCGGGTTCGCCTTGAAGCGAACGGGAAACTTGAGAAGCTTCGCGTCGGCTCTATTCGTCGGCAGTTGCGCAAACTTTCTATTCTATGTAACGCAATGCTCGCAAAAGCATGA
- a CDS encoding glycosyltransferase family 2 protein yields the protein MIFPLSFYRYYRKNRFAEALACLNNGKAVRYSEELWACYRLGLYATVAESRRADNRWKGMFASSISLAACGFCRESASLARSLHKKRGYGRIRIMHADALAPFQPALSLELIEGLDAPAGLMAALLMGNGRMDESRYMLEKAIERGEARQNPELYLFLSNAEQGDPGKKLVRLNAYLEAASLPPVRLCDSLESPSPMNLQPAVELPGIDGPLVSVLMTAYQSGQYIDTAIRSIMQQTWRNIELIVIDDASSDTTADIVRSWCAIDNRIRSIRLPCNVGTFIAKNIGLRFASGDFVTCHDSDDWSHPLKIERQVVPLLRDRSLVGTISDWVRMQEDGIFYARSVHPLRRLNPSSLMFHRNAVLSVAGSWDCVRTGADSEFIARLKLVFGRKAVLRIKQPLSFGAHRPDSLMTSPETGYGSCGMSPSRLAYWEAWSFWHIDSLRRGCGPKMPSDMPRPRPFAVDDFHLVPDSDVQHCLDCLHEARCGVAVPSF from the coding sequence ATGATTTTTCCGCTCTCCTTTTACCGTTATTATCGAAAAAACAGATTTGCAGAGGCTCTTGCCTGTTTGAATAACGGTAAAGCTGTTCGGTATTCCGAAGAGCTTTGGGCTTGCTATCGACTTGGTTTATATGCTACTGTCGCGGAAAGCAGACGTGCCGACAATCGATGGAAAGGCATGTTTGCCTCTTCGATTTCGTTGGCGGCATGCGGTTTTTGTCGGGAGTCAGCCTCTCTTGCCCGCAGTTTGCATAAAAAACGCGGGTATGGCAGAATTCGTATCATGCATGCCGATGCTCTTGCGCCTTTTCAACCGGCTCTCTCGCTTGAGCTGATCGAAGGCCTCGATGCGCCTGCCGGGTTGATGGCTGCGTTGCTGATGGGGAACGGACGTATGGACGAAAGCAGGTATATGCTTGAGAAAGCGATTGAAAGGGGGGAGGCCAGGCAAAATCCCGAGCTGTATCTGTTTTTAAGTAATGCAGAGCAAGGCGACCCCGGAAAAAAACTTGTTCGTTTGAACGCTTATCTCGAAGCGGCGTCGTTGCCTCCGGTGAGACTTTGTGATTCGCTTGAATCACCCTCCCCTATGAACCTTCAGCCTGCAGTTGAGCTTCCCGGCATAGATGGGCCGCTTGTAAGCGTGCTGATGACGGCTTATCAGAGCGGTCAGTACATCGATACAGCAATACGATCGATTATGCAGCAGACCTGGCGAAACATCGAACTGATCGTTATTGACGATGCAAGCTCCGATACGACTGCGGATATCGTGCGTTCCTGGTGTGCGATAGATAATCGTATTCGGTCTATCCGGCTGCCTTGCAATGTCGGCACTTTTATAGCTAAAAATATCGGGTTGCGCTTTGCGTCCGGAGATTTTGTGACATGTCATGATTCTGACGACTGGTCGCATCCCCTGAAGATCGAACGTCAGGTCGTTCCCCTTCTGAGAGATCGATCTCTTGTTGGCACGATTTCCGATTGGGTGCGTATGCAGGAGGATGGTATTTTTTATGCGCGTTCGGTCCATCCTCTTCGGCGCCTGAATCCATCTTCGCTTATGTTCCACCGTAATGCGGTGCTCTCCGTGGCGGGTTCATGGGATTGTGTGCGTACCGGAGCTGATAGCGAGTTTATCGCGCGCCTGAAGCTTGTTTTCGGACGGAAAGCCGTGCTGCGCATCAAACAGCCGCTTTCCTTTGGCGCTCATCGACCCGATTCGCTGATGACCTCTCCTGAAACCGGATATGGTTCTTGCGGTATGTCGCCTTCGCGTCTGGCGTATTGGGAGGCATGGAGCTTCTGGCATATCGATTCTTTGCGTAGAGGATGCGGGCCGAAGATGCCTTCGGATATGCCTCGACCAAGGCCGTTTGCCGTCGATGATTTTCATCTTGTTCCCGACAGCGATGTTCAGCACTGCCTGGATTGCTTGCATGAAGCAAGATGTGGCGTTGCAGTTCCCTCGTTCTAA
- a CDS encoding glycosyltransferase: protein MRSVRKPRLLWANCYCLLDTSSGASISVREMLRQLARMGFEVAIIGATIFDSETGMSVLPANWKKRLETVDILVLSDPPLVHKLLMTNSHIRDRMMVFEEAKWYELYLHTLDSFSPDIVWFYGGRPFDYLIADEAKHRGIPVAAYLANGNYTKTRWCRDVDLIVCDSQATAGYYRARNGISPLPVGKFIDPDAVVAQEHVRRNTLFVNPSLEKGAALVVQIAMRLEKQRPDIRFEVVSSRGNWSELVRSISALMGTPRDALENVLLTRHATDMRPVYARARIVLAPSLWWESGSRVLAEAMLNAVPAIVTDRGGNVEMIGGGGVTIALPERFYQKPYMQLLDQALLDHVVGSIIELYDSESTYNGYIERAGAAGKSLHDMASSSQKLLHVMRRLLPSDAIPSGFDVPTASPSDRS from the coding sequence GTGAGGTCAGTGAGAAAACCGAGACTTCTGTGGGCCAATTGCTACTGCCTTCTTGATACCTCAAGCGGAGCGTCCATTTCGGTAAGGGAGATGCTTCGCCAATTGGCACGGATGGGTTTTGAGGTGGCAATTATCGGTGCTACGATTTTCGACTCGGAAACAGGGATGTCCGTTTTACCGGCAAACTGGAAGAAGCGGCTCGAAACGGTCGATATACTGGTACTGTCCGATCCTCCTCTCGTGCATAAGCTGTTGATGACCAACAGTCATATCCGCGATCGCATGATGGTTTTCGAGGAGGCGAAATGGTATGAGTTGTATCTTCATACGCTCGATTCCTTCAGTCCGGATATTGTCTGGTTCTATGGCGGACGACCTTTCGATTACCTTATCGCCGATGAAGCGAAACATCGGGGTATTCCGGTTGCCGCATATCTCGCCAATGGCAACTACACGAAAACGCGCTGGTGCAGGGACGTCGATCTTATCGTGTGCGACAGTCAGGCAACCGCCGGGTACTACCGGGCAAGGAACGGCATATCGCCGTTACCTGTAGGAAAATTTATCGATCCGGATGCGGTAGTGGCTCAAGAGCACGTGCGTCGTAATACGCTTTTTGTCAATCCTTCGCTTGAAAAAGGTGCGGCACTGGTTGTACAGATAGCCATGCGACTTGAAAAGCAACGTCCTGATATCCGGTTCGAAGTGGTTTCGTCGAGGGGGAACTGGTCTGAACTGGTCCGGAGCATAAGCGCTCTTATGGGAACGCCGCGGGATGCTCTCGAAAATGTACTGTTGACACGGCATGCGACCGATATGCGTCCGGTTTATGCGAGAGCGCGGATCGTTCTGGCTCCGAGTCTCTGGTGGGAAAGCGGATCGAGAGTATTGGCGGAAGCCATGCTGAATGCAGTTCCGGCAATTGTGACAGACCGGGGTGGAAACGTCGAAATGATCGGGGGAGGAGGCGTAACAATAGCGCTTCCTGAACGTTTTTATCAGAAACCCTATATGCAGTTGCTCGATCAGGCACTGCTCGATCATGTTGTCGGGTCCATTATAGAGCTCTATGACAGCGAATCCACCTATAACGGGTACATCGAACGGGCAGGTGCGGCAGGAAAATCGCTGCATGATATGGCAAGCAGTTCACAGAAATTGTTACATGTAATGCGCCGGTTGCTTCCGTCGGATGCTATACCTTCCGGTTTCGACGTACCAACCGCCTCGCCCTCGGACCGCTCATGA